The following proteins are co-located in the Shouchella hunanensis genome:
- a CDS encoding DUF1932 domain-containing protein — protein sequence MNVHFLGFGEAAYELAKGLKKEGVTSIRAYDVMIDHETFGKTIKERAEQTEVTLVESIKELIKEVDVLFVAVPASKAVEVNEAVCAAIQDESFLYVDVSASSPSIKQQVQQNLEQKHIQFVDAAMLGPLPVYQHKVPIAASGTGTKEFIAKMSPLHMSIKAVGNKAGDASAIKLVRSIFMKGIVGLYLETLEAAEAYHISDDVISSLEETMDRQPFVETLNRLVTGSAVHAERRAFELNSSINMLQEAGINSDLSHAAKERLVELAGIVKNHPEKESFANWKEVLQLYSI from the coding sequence ATGAACGTACATTTTTTAGGCTTTGGTGAAGCAGCTTACGAATTAGCAAAAGGACTAAAAAAAGAAGGAGTAACGTCCATTCGTGCGTACGACGTTATGATTGATCATGAAACGTTTGGCAAGACCATTAAAGAGCGTGCAGAACAAACAGAAGTTACTTTAGTAGAATCTATAAAAGAACTGATTAAAGAGGTAGACGTACTATTCGTAGCAGTACCTGCGAGTAAAGCGGTGGAAGTAAACGAAGCTGTGTGCGCTGCAATTCAAGATGAATCCTTTCTTTACGTTGATGTTTCCGCTTCAAGCCCTTCTATTAAGCAACAAGTACAACAAAATCTTGAGCAGAAGCACATTCAATTTGTCGATGCCGCTATGTTAGGTCCATTACCCGTTTATCAACATAAAGTACCGATAGCTGCAAGTGGAACAGGGACGAAAGAATTCATTGCCAAAATGTCCCCTCTTCACATGTCTATTAAAGCAGTTGGAAACAAGGCTGGTGATGCTTCCGCTATTAAACTCGTTCGTAGTATTTTCATGAAAGGTATTGTCGGCTTATACCTTGAAACATTGGAAGCTGCTGAAGCGTATCATATATCTGATGATGTGATAAGTTCCTTAGAGGAAACAATGGATCGCCAACCGTTTGTTGAAACATTAAATCGTCTCGTAACAGGAAGTGCTGTTCATGCAGAGAGAAGAGCATTTGAATTAAACAGTTCGATTAACATGTTACAAGAAGCCGGGATAAACTCAGATTTAAGCCATGCCGCAAAAGAAAGACTTGTAGAGTTAGCTGGCATCGTCAAGAATCACCCTGAGAAAGAATCATTCGCTAACTGGAAAGAAGTCTTACAGCTTTACTCAATATAA
- a CDS encoding MurR/RpiR family transcriptional regulator: MKNPLDRLKENISSLPRSQKLVVDFIISHYNDVGFMTVEELSKKVGTSTTTVMRLMSSVGFSGYSEFQKNLQLLLKEESTPQTRLEKNLTTLSQNESWLNHYNLQLAQIQQANQINMETNFSQVESLIEKATNVFCTSVRSGLPVAQYLTHNLNRMFGNTKLTLADSSDWADDVISFSKEDVLIVVSFARYGARLMHYADQAKKNGASVVVITDKFSSPLLAYADAHLICPAESISSHNSVVSSFFLVDYLISALALSNSERVKQRLSEVNSVLTSMNYHTEKKNN; this comes from the coding sequence ATGAAAAATCCTTTAGATCGATTAAAAGAAAACATCTCGTCTTTACCGCGATCACAGAAGTTAGTTGTCGATTTTATTATAAGTCATTACAACGATGTCGGCTTTATGACTGTTGAAGAACTATCAAAGAAAGTCGGAACAAGTACCACTACTGTCATGCGACTAATGTCTAGTGTAGGATTTTCTGGATACTCCGAGTTCCAAAAGAATTTACAGCTTCTTTTAAAAGAAGAGAGTACGCCGCAAACAAGATTAGAAAAAAACCTAACCACACTCTCGCAAAATGAAAGTTGGTTAAATCACTATAATTTGCAGCTAGCACAAATACAACAAGCCAATCAGATTAATATGGAGACAAACTTTTCACAAGTTGAGTCACTTATAGAAAAAGCAACCAATGTCTTCTGCACGAGTGTTCGAAGCGGATTACCAGTAGCACAATACTTAACGCACAATTTAAATCGAATGTTCGGGAACACCAAGCTTACTCTTGCAGATTCAAGCGATTGGGCCGACGACGTCATTTCTTTTTCTAAGGAGGATGTCCTTATCGTTGTTAGTTTTGCGCGATATGGGGCTAGGTTGATGCATTACGCTGATCAAGCTAAAAAAAATGGAGCATCAGTCGTCGTCATTACAGATAAGTTTTCATCACCATTGCTTGCTTATGCAGATGCACACTTAATCTGTCCAGCGGAAAGCATATCTTCTCACAATTCAGTCGTCTCCTCTTTCTTTCTTGTTGACTATTTAATTAGTGCATTAGCCTTATCAAACTCCGAACGTGTAAAGCAGCGCTTAAGTGAAGTAAACAGTGTGCTTACATCTATGAATTACCACACTGAAAAAAAGAACAACTAA
- a CDS encoding response regulator transcription factor, which yields MAILIVDDDSNIQRLVSIHLKAHRYHVCCANNAEEALSVINNPNMLIQLAIVDVMMPGMDGYTLTKTLTEQYDIPVILLTAKGNLEDKEKGFLSGSDDYIVKPFEVKELIFRVAVVLKRNKSFIRKATAGNVHINRDTYELTINDHVHMIPLKEFELLSLLIERSQKPVGRDFLIEEVWDYDQGTEQSLNTHINRIRERLKQAGATVSIKTLRGIG from the coding sequence ATGGCCATTTTAATCGTCGATGACGATAGCAATATTCAACGATTGGTTTCTATACATTTAAAAGCTCACCGCTACCATGTCTGTTGTGCAAACAACGCAGAGGAAGCACTTTCTGTCATTAATAATCCTAATATGCTTATTCAATTAGCTATTGTTGATGTGATGATGCCAGGAATGGATGGCTACACTTTAACAAAGACCTTAACAGAGCAATACGACATTCCCGTTATTTTGTTAACCGCTAAAGGGAATTTAGAAGATAAAGAAAAAGGGTTCTTATCAGGATCAGATGACTACATTGTTAAGCCCTTTGAAGTCAAGGAACTCATTTTTCGAGTGGCCGTTGTCTTAAAAAGAAATAAATCATTCATTCGAAAAGCAACCGCAGGTAATGTTCACATAAACCGTGATACGTACGAGTTAACGATTAATGACCATGTTCATATGATTCCACTAAAGGAATTTGAGCTTTTATCTTTATTAATTGAGAGAAGTCAGAAGCCTGTAGGTAGAGACTTTTTAATTGAGGAAGTATGGGATTACGATCAGGGCACTGAACAATCGTTAAACACACATATTAATCGAATTAGAGA